In Thermococcus sp. 21S7, the genomic window AATAATCGCCAAAGTGCCAGGTGTGGTTTCGGTCTCCCCCGCGAGGGAAATGGACTACGAGGATATTCCGGCATACCTGAAGGACGTCCTGAAGGGGCTGAATCCAAAAAGCTTCAAGGTCGAAACCCAGAGGCTCGATAAAACCTTTCTCAAGACATCGATGGAGATAAACCGCGAGATCGGAGCCTTTATCGTCGAGAACTTCGGCTGGAAGGTGGACCTCAAGAACCCCGAGCTCGTCGTTGGAATAGAGATAATAGCCGGGAAGGCCTACGTATTCCTCGAAAAGCTCAGGGGCGTTGGAGGTCTGCCCGTTGGCACCCAGGGAAAGGTCGTCGTTCTGCTGAGCGGGGGCATAGACTCTCCCGTTGCCGCTTTCCTCATGCTCAAGAGGGGGGCAGAGGTCATTGCGGTGCACTTTGACCAGGGGCTGAACGCGAGAAACGTCGTCGAGAGGGTCGTTGACATACTGGAGGACTACTCCCCCGAGCCGATAGAGCTGATAGTGGAGAACCACTTTGAGATTTTGAAGCCCTACGTGAGTGCCCTCATCAAGGCTAGAAAGCAGGAGTGGACGTGCGTGGTCTGCAAAGTGGCGATGCTGAGAAGGGCCGCTGAGATAGCGAGGGAGAAGGGTGCGCTCGGGATAGTGACCGGCGACAGCCTCGGACAGGTGGCCTCGCAAACCCTCTCGAACCTGTATTTCGAGACGATGAGCGTGCGCTTCCCGGTTCACAGGCCCCTCCTCGGCATAGACAAGGAGGAGATAGTGGCGATAGCGAGAAGGATAGGTACCTACGAGGCGTTCCTTGAGTATCCCTACTGCGACTGCCCGTTCCGGCCGGAGAGGGTCGTCACGAGCGGGAAGCTTGAGGAGTTTCAGCGCGTGCTTGAGGTGCTGGAGCGGGAAGGGGTGGTATGAGGAAAGCTTTTAAAGTAACCGGGTGTAACTATATCTGGAGGTGGTTGAGATGCTGAGCGAAAAGATGCTCGAAGCCCTCAACGAGCAGCTGAACAGGGAGCTTTACTCGGCCTACCTGTACTTCTCGATGGCAGCCTATTTTGAGGACATGAACCTTGAGGGCTTCGCCAACTGGATGAAGGCCCAAGCCGAGGAGGAGCTTGGCCATGCCCTGAGGTTCTACAACTACATCTACGACAGGAACGGCAGGGTCGAGCTGAAGGAGGTCCAGAAGCCTCCGAAGGAGTGGGAGTCACCGCTCGCTGCCTTTGAGGCCGCCTACGAGCACGAGCAGTTCATAAGCAAGTGCATAAACGAGCTTGCCGCACTGGCGGAGGAGGAGAAGGACTACTCCACGAGGGCATTCCTTGAGTGGTTCATAAACGAGCAGGTCGAGGAGGAGGCGAACGTCAAAAAGATAGTCGATAAGCTCAAGTTCGCGAAGGACAGCCCGCAGGTTCTCTTCATGCTCGATCAGGAGCTCGGCCAGAGGGCGCCGAAGCTTCCGGGGCTTCTCCTTCAGGCGGGAGGCTGATTTTCTTCCTCTCTCGTTCTACTTTTGCCCCTTTGATTACCCATATTTGTGGAGAAAGGTTTTAAAAGTGTGCTTTTCTACCCAAACACGGGTAAAGAGAAACGGTGATGCTCATGCTGAAAGTGGAAAATCTCCATGTTAAGGTTGCGGGTAGGGAAATTCTGAAGGGGGCGGATTTTGAACTTAAAGGGGGCGAGCTTCACGTCGTCATGGGACCAAACGGAAGCGGAAAATCCACGCTGGCTTTAACAATAGCCGGACACCCGAGGTACAGCGTTACCGAGGGAAGGATACTCTTCGACGGCGAAGACATCACGGGGGCAAAGCCCGAAGAGAGGGCCAGGAAGGGCATCTTCCTCAGCTTCCAGCATCCGGTTGAGGTCGAGGGCGTCAAGGTTATCAACTTCCTCCAGAGGACGCTGAAGAACCTGCGGGGGATAGACGAGGTTGAAGCCTACGACAGGATTTTCCAGGCGGTGGAGGAGCTGGGCCTCGACAGTTCAATGCTCTCCAGGGAGCTCAACGTCGGCTTCTCCGGCGGCGAGAGGAAGAAGCTGGAGATGCTTCAGGCTTACCTCGTGAAGCCCAAGCTACTCATTCTGGACGAACCGGACAGCGGTGTGGACGTTGATTCCCTCAAGGTCATCGCAGGAGTTATAGCCAAGCTACACAGCGAGGGGACGGCGATACTTCTCATCACCCACTACGGAAGAATACTGGAGTACCTGAACCCGCAGAGGGTGCACGTGCTGAAGGACGGAAAGCTGGCCGTTTCCGGCGGAATGGAGCTTGTAAAGCTCATAGAGGAGAAGGGCTTCGCGGCGGTGGAGGACAATGGGGCAGCAGTCAAGGCTTGAAGAGATACTCAAGGCGGGCTCCCTTGAGGAAATCCTCGGTACCGCCGTCCCGTACCCCAAGGAGATAGAGCTCAAGGGGGAACTCACAAGGGACATGGTCGAGGAGCTTTCAAGGATAAAGAACGAGCCGGATTGGATGCTCAGGCACCGCCTTAAGGCCCTTGAGCTGTTCCGGAAACTGCCGATGCCCAAGTGGGTGGTGGGAATAGAGGAGCTAGACCTTGAGAGCCTCACCCTGTATTCCAAGCCTGAGATAGGCAATGAAGTTAAAGACTGGGACGACCTGCCCGAGAACATCAGGAGAACCTTCGAGCGCCTGAACATCCCGGAGATAGAGAAGAAGTTTCTCTCTGGCCTGACGGCAGTCTTCGACAGCGAGAGCGTCTACTCCAACCTCAAGGCCGAGTTCGAGAAGATGGGAATCATAATGCTTCCCATGGAGGAGGCGGTTCAGAAGTACCCCGACCTTGTGAAGAAGTACTTCGGCAGGGTCTTTCCGGCGGGAGAGCACAAGTTTTCCGCCTTACACCACGCCCTCTGGAGCGGTGGGGTCTTCGTTTACGTGCCGAAGGGCGTCAGAATCCCCTTCCCGGTCGAGGCGTTCTTCGTCATAGGCTCGGCCCTGGAGGGACAGTTCGAGCACACGCTTCTTGTCGCCGACGAGGGAAGCTACATCCACTTCATAGAGGGCTGCAGCGCGCCGATGTACAAGGGCTTTTCCTTCCACGACGGTATGGTCGAGATATACGCCCACAAAAACGCCACCGTTAAGTTCACCACCATACAGAACTGGAGCAGGAACGTCATCAACTTCAACAACAAGCGCGCCATCATAGAGGAGAACGCCTACGTCGAGTGGATAGAGGGCAGCATCGGCAGTCAGATAACCTACACCTACCCGTCGAGCGTCCTGAAGGGTGAGGGAGCGAGGACGGCACAGTACGTAGTCTCGCTGAGCAACGGCCCCTTCATGAAGGACACCGGGGCAAAAACCTGGCATCTGGCCCCAAACACCAGCTCGAAGATAGTCTCCAAGAGCATAAGCGCCAACGGTGGAATAAACATCTACCGCGGGCTGGTGAGGATTCTTAAAGGTGCGAGGAACTCTACAGCCACCGTTTCCTGTGACTCGCTCATCCTCGACGAGGAGAGCAAGGCCTACACATACCCGCACAACCAGAGCGACGAGCCGAGCGCGAGCATAATCCACGAGGCGACGACCGGAAAGCTCGGCGAGGACAAGCTCTTCTACATGAACCAGAGGGGCATAAGCGAGGAGGAGGCGAAGAGCCTCATAGTCCTTGGATTCATCAGCGAAATCCTCGAAGGCCTGCCATTCGAGTACGTGGAGGTTCTCAAGAAGGTCATAGAGCTTGAGTTCAGCGAGGTTGGGGGTGTTGGCTGATGGTGCTACCTTCAATCACCCGCGAGGCCCTTGAGAGGCTCACCTACCAGAAATACGGCGACAGCCCAACGATTAAGAGCTACACCAAGTGGAAGCTCTTCGAGGAAAACTCCCCGCTCAGGCTTCCAACCGAGGCGGAAGCCAAGGACGTTCCGATAAAGGGGCACGTCGTTTTATCGGGAAGCGGGGCGGACTTCAACCTTCCTGCCAACGTCCAGCTGAGCGAAGGGACCCTGGGTCTCTCCCAGCCGGAGGAATCGAGAATCCTGGGCTTCCACTTCTACGCCCTCAGGAAAGCGTACAGGCTGAGGATTACCGGGGATCTGGCGGAGCCCCTCGTTATAGTCTCCCACCTCTCCGCCAAGGCCTTTATCAGCCACCACATCAGCATCGAGGCCGAGAACGTTAAGGCCCCGATAATAATCTACGACATGGCCGAGGAAGGGACTAAGTCCCTCGTGGTCGAGCTTAAAGCCAAGAACTCCGAGCTTGAGGTTCTGACCGTTGGGAGGCACTCCTCGCTGTCCCACTACCTCCTCAGGGCGAGCCTCGGGGAAGGCACCAGGGTCAGGGCCTTCACGGTCATAAGCGCCGGGGAGATGAGCCACCACCGTGAAGACTACTCCCTTGAAGGGGCAAAAAGCGAGCTGATACTCAGGGGCATGCCGATAGCCATCGGTAAATCCGTGGACTACCTCACCAACGTCCTCCAGTACGGAGAAAAAACGGTGAGCGAGACGAGGGTTCACGGGTTCTCCTACGAGAACGGCTGGACGGTTCACAGGGGGGTTGCCAAGGTCTTTGAGAGCGCCAGGAACTCATCGAGCGGCGTCGCCTCCCAGATAACCATAATGGACGAGGGTTCACTCGGCGTCAGCGTGCCGATGCTTGAGGTCGATACGGGAGAAATCGAGTCGGCCTTCCACTCCTCGGCGGTGAGGCAGTTCGACGAGGATGCCCTCTTCTACCTCCGGTCGAGGGGCCTCGACAGTGACGAGGCGATGAGCCTCTTCGTCCACGGCATTGGGGAAGCTCTCAGCAGTCACCTCGAAAGGCTCCGCGGCAAGGCCAGGGGAAACGTCGGGGAGCTCATAGAGGGGCTACTCTGACCATTTAACGCTTTCATTTTTCATCCCAGGATTGTTTAACACTGCCGTTTTCTATTCGGGATAAAGAACTGAGATGGACTGCAGCGAACATGAGCTACAATCATCACTCGTCTGTGGGAATCGGTATGGAGCTTCCCATCTCCAGCTCTGCCTTAAAGAGGTGCCTTGTTCTGTTGGCAATCCATACAAGGCTCAGCATTATGGGTACCTCTTCGAGGACTCCAACAACGGTGGCCAGCGCTGCACCGCTCTCAAGACCGAAGAGGGCTATCGCAACGGCCACCGCCAGCTCGAAAAAGTTGCTTGCCCCTATAAACGATGCCGGAGCGGCCACTTTGTGGGGGAGTTTCCAGAACCATGACCACCCGTAGGCAATGGCGAAGATGAGGTAGGTCTGGATCGTCAGCGGGACTGCTATAAGGGCTATGTGGATGGGGTTCTCAAGGATTATACTGCCCTGGAAGGAGAATAAAAGTATCAGCGTCAGCAGGAGGCCCAGTATTGAGACGGTACCGAGCTTGGGAAGGAAATTACTCTCAAACCACTCAGGACCTTTTGTTCTAAGAATGTGCTTTCTTGATATGTAACCTGCGGTAAGGGGCACGACCACAAAGAGCACCACCGAGAGGATGAGCGTATCGTAGGGTACGGGGACCCTGTTCAGGCCCATGAGAAAGCCCACTATTGGAGCGAACGCAAAGAGAATTATAATGTCGTTCGTTGCCACCTGTACGAGCGTGTAAAGAGGGTCTCCGTCCGCGAGGTAGCTCCACACAAAGACCATTGCTGTGCATGGGGCTGCCCCGAGAAGGATTGCCCCGGCAATGTATTCCTTCGCCAGGGCAGGCTCGATAAGACCGAATTTCGATGAGAACAGCATTCCGATAAAGAACGAGCTTATAAGGAACATACTGAATGGCTTTATCAACCAGTTGGTCGTCCAGGTAACGATGAGTCCTTTAAGCATCTGTCCCTTATGCACCTTTCTTACCGCCGAGAAGTCCACCTTGACCATCATTGGATATATCATAGCCCATATCAGAATGGCTATCGGTATGTTGACGTTGGCGATTGTGAACTTTGAAAGGGTCTCTGGAAGGCTGGGGAGGAACTTTCCAATGGCTATGCCAAGCAATATGCACAAAATGACCCACAGGGAAAGGTATTTTTCGAAGAATTTCAGCCCCTGTTTACTTCCCATTGCTCTCCCCGTGTGGTATGAAGAATTATTCATATAAAAGGGTTTCCCAAAACTCTATGCGGGAATCCTCCCTTGCCGTTCCGAGAATTATCTTGATCTTCATCCTATCACCATAATTGGTTTGCTTTTAAGATATCTAAATTTGTTCTTCAGAATTGAATATCTTCGATTTTTGAACTTCTCATTTTGTTAAAGCAACCTTTTTAAATTAGGGATGCCTAATAGAAGACGGTGATGCAGAAATGGTGAAGGTTGGAGAAATCGTTCCGGACTTTGAGGCCGATGCGTACCTTCCGGAGAAGGACGACATCGGAAAGGTCAAGCTTTCGGACTACAGGGGCAAGTGGGTTGTTCTTGCCTTTTACCCGGCTGATTTCACCTTCGTCTGCCCGACGGAGCTTGAAGAGCTGGCCGACTATTACGAGGAGTTCAAGAAAGAAGGGGCTGAAATCCTCAGCGTTTCCACCGATACCGCCTACGTCCACAAGGCCTGGCACGACACTTCTCCCGCGATCAAGAAGATAAAGTACCCG contains:
- a CDS encoding SufD family Fe-S cluster assembly protein, with product MVLPSITREALERLTYQKYGDSPTIKSYTKWKLFEENSPLRLPTEAEAKDVPIKGHVVLSGSGADFNLPANVQLSEGTLGLSQPEESRILGFHFYALRKAYRLRITGDLAEPLVIVSHLSAKAFISHHISIEAENVKAPIIIYDMAEEGTKSLVVELKAKNSELEVLTVGRHSSLSHYLLRASLGEGTRVRAFTVISAGEMSHHREDYSLEGAKSELILRGMPIAIGKSVDYLTNVLQYGEKTVSETRVHGFSYENGWTVHRGVAKVFESARNSSSGVASQITIMDEGSLGVSVPMLEVDTGEIESAFHSSAVRQFDEDALFYLRSRGLDSDEAMSLFVHGIGEALSSHLERLRGKARGNVGELIEGLL
- the arsB gene encoding ACR3 family arsenite efflux transporter translates to MGSKQGLKFFEKYLSLWVILCILLGIAIGKFLPSLPETLSKFTIANVNIPIAILIWAMIYPMMVKVDFSAVRKVHKGQMLKGLIVTWTTNWLIKPFSMFLISSFFIGMLFSSKFGLIEPALAKEYIAGAILLGAAPCTAMVFVWSYLADGDPLYTLVQVATNDIIILFAFAPIVGFLMGLNRVPVPYDTLILSVVLFVVVPLTAGYISRKHILRTKGPEWFESNFLPKLGTVSILGLLLTLILLFSFQGSIILENPIHIALIAVPLTIQTYLIFAIAYGWSWFWKLPHKVAAPASFIGASNFFELAVAVAIALFGLESGAALATVVGVLEEVPIMLSLVWIANRTRHLFKAELEMGSSIPIPTDE
- the sufB gene encoding Fe-S cluster assembly protein SufB is translated as MGQQSRLEEILKAGSLEEILGTAVPYPKEIELKGELTRDMVEELSRIKNEPDWMLRHRLKALELFRKLPMPKWVVGIEELDLESLTLYSKPEIGNEVKDWDDLPENIRRTFERLNIPEIEKKFLSGLTAVFDSESVYSNLKAEFEKMGIIMLPMEEAVQKYPDLVKKYFGRVFPAGEHKFSALHHALWSGGVFVYVPKGVRIPFPVEAFFVIGSALEGQFEHTLLVADEGSYIHFIEGCSAPMYKGFSFHDGMVEIYAHKNATVKFTTIQNWSRNVINFNNKRAIIEENAYVEWIEGSIGSQITYTYPSSVLKGEGARTAQYVVSLSNGPFMKDTGAKTWHLAPNTSSKIVSKSISANGGINIYRGLVRILKGARNSTATVSCDSLILDEESKAYTYPHNQSDEPSASIIHEATTGKLGEDKLFYMNQRGISEEEAKSLIVLGFISEILEGLPFEYVEVLKKVIELEFSEVGGVG
- a CDS encoding ferritin codes for the protein MLSEKMLEALNEQLNRELYSAYLYFSMAAYFEDMNLEGFANWMKAQAEEELGHALRFYNYIYDRNGRVELKEVQKPPKEWESPLAAFEAAYEHEQFISKCINELAALAEEEKDYSTRAFLEWFINEQVEEEANVKKIVDKLKFAKDSPQVLFMLDQELGQRAPKLPGLLLQAGG
- the sufC gene encoding Fe-S cluster assembly ATPase SufC, with the translated sequence MLKVENLHVKVAGREILKGADFELKGGELHVVMGPNGSGKSTLALTIAGHPRYSVTEGRILFDGEDITGAKPEERARKGIFLSFQHPVEVEGVKVINFLQRTLKNLRGIDEVEAYDRIFQAVEELGLDSSMLSRELNVGFSGGERKKLEMLQAYLVKPKLLILDEPDSGVDVDSLKVIAGVIAKLHSEGTAILLITHYGRILEYLNPQRVHVLKDGKLAVSGGMELVKLIEEKGFAAVEDNGAAVKA
- a CDS encoding peroxiredoxin, producing the protein MVKVGEIVPDFEADAYLPEKDDIGKVKLSDYRGKWVVLAFYPADFTFVCPTELEELADYYEEFKKEGAEILSVSTDTAYVHKAWHDTSPAIKKIKYPMLADPAGKICRLFGTYIEDEGVSWRATFIIDPDGKVVHMEMHDLSIGRSAKEILRRLKASKYVREHPGQVCPASWEPGKEALEVSLDLVGKI
- the thiI gene encoding tRNA uracil 4-sulfurtransferase ThiI, coding for MIIVRYGEVGIKGGKRREFERKLRDNVLAALRRKGIKGRAKIIRGRILVDAPDEAAQIIAKVPGVVSVSPAREMDYEDIPAYLKDVLKGLNPKSFKVETQRLDKTFLKTSMEINREIGAFIVENFGWKVDLKNPELVVGIEIIAGKAYVFLEKLRGVGGLPVGTQGKVVVLLSGGIDSPVAAFLMLKRGAEVIAVHFDQGLNARNVVERVVDILEDYSPEPIELIVENHFEILKPYVSALIKARKQEWTCVVCKVAMLRRAAEIAREKGALGIVTGDSLGQVASQTLSNLYFETMSVRFPVHRPLLGIDKEEIVAIARRIGTYEAFLEYPYCDCPFRPERVVTSGKLEEFQRVLEVLEREGVV